ATAAACAAAGTAAATATTGTCTATATAAAATAACGAGTCgacaaacacatgtacatactcataccggtacatgtatttatacaggTTTATGCAAAGTTAGGATgcacaaaacatcaatttgaatttttaaaaccacTTGGTATTTCCTtaatctttttataaaatttgaaccaAAAAGTGGGGAAAAAATTCTAATATGGAGGAAAGTCTACTATGCAGGAGCTTTTCTCTTCGAGGGGTAAAACTACTATATAGCAggtttttcgggggggggggggggggctgctatACAACACCACATTTGACCTAATCTAACAAAGTATCCATAAGACAATTCGTTACTTCTGAATACGGTAGATAAACCACAAAGTTATGTAATTTCCTGCTTTCTTGATTTAGTAAGCACATTTTTGTCTATgagaaaaagagaagaaaagcGATGGCATTTGACATGTGCACTGGTCAAGATATCCAAGGCATGTGCAGTACGGCATGCCTAATCATGTCGGTAatttgaaagtgatttgggtAGTCATACTGCTCAAACAGGTCTAGCACGTAAAGAAGTGTGAAACTAATTAACAGGTGTGATCTTTCTATTGTATTTAGTgggtatcatcaaattttaatgtCCGGTTAATTGAAGCAAGATTTATTGTTTAAGAGCGTTTTGTGGGTGTGTGTTGGAGGGGATGGGGGGATAGgtgtatattttgttgaaacaaCGTCAATTTTACACAACAGAGCAGATCTTTGGGGGAAAACTTTCCGGTTTTGAATATCTATGATTGTCAATGAGCTTCTCGAGTTAGAAGAAAGGAGGTCAATATTTGAGAGtttgttttgatgagcaaactagATAGAAACATCCCATCGAAAGTCTaaactcttgttaaaatagtAATAAtgcaattttgatttattaattatacTTGTGTAATGTGTAtgtgtaattaaaatataaatgggTTGCATAAgtgaaattataattattcataTGTGTTGTGtcattaaataaatttgatattatcGTTGAAGAATCTTGATTATATGTTCAATGAAACTATGAGTTCGTTAGCATGTCTTATCAAACGATGTGTACACTATCTTTAACACATATTTCTGAGCAGATACGCAGTGTTTAAACGATTTTACCCATTAAAGGTGCTTTTTTAGACGTCGTCGGCATGCTGTTCCCGATTAGGGTCAGCAGCACTGCCTGGGCCAACAGAACAGTGATGATGTATGATATCTTCTCCCCGGAATCCGCAGGAAGAAGAAAAACTAGGTTAGTCAGAAGAGAGACTAGAATCACGGGGTAAATAATGTTCGTAATGTAATATCCGGGCCGCCTTTCAAAGATCATTTGAAATTCCAACATAGAAAATTCCTCGCCATTTTCTACTAAAACATGATTTTCTGTCCTTGTAGAATGCAGGACCCATCCCCCGTGATCCTGATAATCCTCGATGTTGATTGTATCTCTGGAATTTTTCAAAGTCACAACCTCTTTCGAGAAACCGAAACTTACAATCTCAATAGAACATTTCTGGTAGTCGAATGGGAAATAAGTGACGTCAAATTCACAATGAGTGATGTAACGACCAGGAGGATCCCAGCGAACCTCACCGGTATGCTTCACTTTGAAATACAAGTCTTTATCCCCAATAGGCTTGATTCCTTCAAcactataatttatttttagaattagaCACGATTAATGTGCAATTGTGATATTATTAAACTTATATTATTGAGTCTTTTTGACAAGAGATTGGACTTTCTATTGGATGTTACGAATTTGCCCATCAAAACAAACTGTCAAATATTAAACttatttcttcttatttttaagAGAAGCTTAGTAATATCCATAGCCTGTCAACATCAGAAATATGCTTTGTTGTGTAAAATTGACActgtttcaaatgaaatatacaccCCTGGATGAAGTCGGACAAGTGTTCAATTTATTCGTAATAACTAGACAACGACTGGACAATTAACCTTAAGTAGACTGCGCCTTCACCAAATCAGATTTGGCCACCTACTgccaaaagtccaagctcttgtttttttttaatggattaTGTATAGAAAAGATATTTACGAGTTATCGATGATGAGTTCTGGGCACCAGATTTTGTCCTGTTTGGTATAGATATATTCTATGCCGCCGTAGGCTGACGCATTCCAAGTCAATCGTGGATCATCCCAAGTCTGCACACAGATAGGAAAAAGCTTAGTTTTAAGCCTTGAGGTACATATTACCATTTAGCTTTTGCTTGAAAATCGCAAAGTTAGTACTTACAACAGTTAGCCAGCCAGAGGAAGACATTGTCTGCCTTTTTACGTccttaataaagataaaaatagaaAAGTTCAACTTGATACAAGTTTTGACTTTAGGTTAACGTATTAAAACTGGGGATCAGAGGTGTTTGTTGATTTATTATATCAATCAAGCCATGTGTCTCAAGTATTTACACATTTGATTCTGTAgctatttctttttacaactggaaaaaataatatattaatgtataCTATACTCCCATACTTAGAAAGTTCTTTGCAGAAAGCTAgttaatttttatattgaaaaaaaaaatctcgcaTATATATAGTCATGTACGCGCAATTTCTAtccttgaaaattttaaaagtaatagaAACTTACCAATTCATCGATCGAAAACAGAACCAATTCAATGCTGATATTGGTGAGAGCAAATGGTCTGACATATTTGTTGTAGGAGTCGTCAAAAACAGAATGGATTTGAGTTGCATGTCTGGTCGTGAATTCGCCCATTGAATCTGCAAAAATATACAGTAtgcaaaaacattttctttatacatTGTTAACTTTTGTATATCCATTAAAATACAACATATAAGATCCCTCATTGATAAACAGTTGTATTAAATTAATGTGTGTAATTTATAAGACTAATATTGTGTTGaattcaaaaactattttaatttgCTCAAAATTCTTGCATTTTTCTTAATCAACAAATACAaagtttaattgaaaaaatatgtctCTCATTTTTGTTAGGTTTGCAGTTTTAAAGACTAGGATTTTGTTGGACGTAAGTATCCATTTCTtgcataatatatataatatgatacatgtcCAAATCTTACCTTTCAGGCTCAGACAAAGAGTTAATTGCAGTATCATTAACTTCATTGTGAAAGTAAAGTTTCACTACAGAATTTGCTTAAAGTTAGCtttgtaatttgttaaaagGAAGAGGGAGTGAACTTAGACCAGCGAATATAAAATAGCTTGTAACGTTGTTCGGTCGGAAGTGTGTCAGATAATCttacataataaaatgaaaGTCTTAATAAATGTTGAATCTATATCATTGTGTCTTTTAGTTTAAATTCTTAGAAATGATCATGTGTTTTAATAACTAGACATTTTATCACTTTATTTCAATAAGACATGCTCACAAAACTGTCTTCTGAATAATCACCCAATGAATCGAACCAATTGCAATTTTACTAAATAACGTGTATGTcttatttgttcaaatcaagaaaaaagaaagaaaaatgattgATGGTgcttataaaaaaatgaaagaccatttaaaagattaaaagagTTTATTACCACTTTTGTTATTATAGATGAATCTCATAACTTTTATGTAATGTATCttatctgggggggggggggtaatttatGTTCTTCATTGAAGTTCTGAAATGTGCCATTTTCATTTACACTATTTTAATGTGATGTGGACGGATCATTACCTGATGAGCCTTCATTCTTCTCCCCATCGAAGGGTTCCACCACTCCCTGGTGGGGGGTAGGGAAGTGTGGCTCGGTTTCCATCAGAGTGTGATGCCCACTCATTGAAAAATGATTAATTCTCAACATTAACGGTAAGAGAGTTATAGGCGCGAATGTTCGACATTATACACCTATCTCTGATGTGCCATTTGTACTTTGTAACACTTTGTATGCTTTAATAGTTAAAACCGTTGTAACACTTTGTATGcttgaacttttaaaacaattgcaaCTGTTTGTATGCTGGAACAGTCAAATCACTGTTAAAACAGTTGTAACACTTTGTATGCTTGAACTGTACATCGCTGTTAAAACACCGGTGCTGATTTGACAGGAGTTAGACAGGAATATAGCTACAATGAGGtaggtttgtttgtttttagtaTCTGTCAATGCTGAAATGTTTTTAGTATCTGCAACTGCCTTTTACAAAGTCCATGCAGCCTGTGGTGAGGTTTATTTGTGAAGTGTCTATAATGAACAGAAACGCCCCCAAACCGATTCTAAGAGGATCAAATTTACAACAGAAATCAGAGGTACAGTCACCCCCACCCACCCATAACAATGTTAACCGTCAACACTGTAGACACAGCTTTGGACAACGAAGATTCAAACTTCTCtgtaacaaatttaatttgaaggCAGGTGAATGATAATATCAGGAATCGAATAATAAGATACATTTCTTTCATCTTTGATAAAACAGGCATCTTATTATAGACTAACTatagatataccggtatatatacacAGCTTTGGACAACGAAGATTCAACCTACTCtgtaacaaatttaatttgaaggCAGGCGTATTGATATTATCAGGAATCGAATAATAAGATACATTTCTTACTCCTTTATTAAAACTGgcatcttattttaaaaacgtacattatttaattatgaaaaacaaaatatcccAATCACAAATAATTTTCTAGGTTATTagacaaattatcattacatgtaaatttcttCGCACATTTCAGAACAATACAAAAAGATTAGATACATTTTTACAGTGTGTAAagtataaatatgtaaataaagttCAGAATGCAATCAATTCATTGttgattcattatttaaaaagtcttCACAAGCTACTAATTTGTAAGAAAGACATAGTAAGTTGTAATAACGACGTTTGATCTGAATGATAACTGGTGCAATGACAAAATTTAAAGCCATACAAACGAATTCATTTCCCTTGTTAATAATGTTTGGTTCTACCTTTTACCTCTCGttctgtttgatttt
The nucleotide sequence above comes from Magallana gigas chromosome 2, xbMagGiga1.1, whole genome shotgun sequence. Encoded proteins:
- the LOC117681065 gene encoding neuronal acetylcholine receptor subunit alpha-3-like is translated as MKLMILQLTLCLSLKDSMGEFTTRHATQIHSVFDDSYNKYVRPFALTNISIELVLFSIDELDVKRQTMSSSGWLTVTWDDPRLTWNASAYGGIEYIYTKQDKIWCPELIIDNSVEGIKPIGDKDLYFKVKHTGEVRWDPPGRYITHCEFDVTYFPFDYQKCSIEIVSFGFSKEVVTLKNSRDTINIEDYQDHGGWVLHSTRTENHVLVENGEEFSMLEFQMIFERRPGYYITNIIYPVILVSLLTNLVFLLPADSGEKISYIITVLLAQAVLLTLIGNSMPTTSKKAPLMGKIIISLFVYNKPYVFVSVMTEVYVSFVLMMAALSIVITILNLRLHLRADQSAVPKWLKFFTLKVLLRISCRSSKVEDYMVSNEVSNEGIAEYHFLNRMSTTRPQVPIRKDRVFPFHCKEVSALLDLFFFHLFNIIMFIMTMVLVIILSVSDGPPTKTTHSE